A stretch of DNA from Anaerolineae bacterium:
CTGGAGACGGCGGAGGAGGAAGCACTGCCGGCTATCGCCGCCTGGCTGGTGGAGAACGGCGTGCGGCTGTATGCCCTCACGCCGTGCCGCCGGCCGCTGGAAGACCTCTTCGTCCAGATTGTGGAAGGCGCGCAATGAAAGTCTGGCTGATTGCAGAGATGACCTTTCACGAGGCGCGTCAGCGCCGGCTGGTGTGGATCGGGGCACTGCTGGGCCTGCTGTTCCTGGGAGTGTTCGCCCTGGGCTATCGTTATATGTATCAGGACGTGTCACGCTACGCCGGCGCACTCGCCACCCAGGTCATCAGCGCGGCCAACGGCTTCGCGCTGATGGGTCTCTATGCCGTGAACTTCCTGGGCGTCATGCTGGCCGTCATCATCTCCGTGGACACTCTCTCCGGCGAGATAGCCTCCGGCACCATTCACACCATCGCAACCAAACCCTTGCGCCGGTGGGAGATTGTGGTGGGGAAATGGCTGGGCCTGCTGGCGATGCTGAGCCTTTTCATTATCTTCCTCTGCGCCGGCCTGACGCTCATCACCTGGCTCATCGCCCGGCACATCCCGCCCAACATCGTGCAGGGGACGGCGCTGATGATCTTATGCGGCACGGTGGTGATGACCCTGTCCCTGCTGGGGAGCACCTACCTGGCGGCGCTGGCGAACGGCGTGGTGGTGCTGATGCTCTACGGCCTCGCCTTCGCCGCCGGCTGGATGGAGGAGTTCGGCGCCACATTCCAGAATACCTCAGCGGTGCGGGTGGGCAT
This window harbors:
- a CDS encoding ABC transporter permease, producing the protein MKVWLIAEMTFHEARQRRLVWIGALLGLLFLGVFALGYRYMYQDVSRYAGALATQVISAANGFALMGLYAVNFLGVMLAVIISVDTLSGEIASGTIHTIATKPLRRWEIVVGKWLGLLAMLSLFIIFLCAGLTLITWLIARHIPPNIVQGTALMILCGTVVMTLSLLGSTYLAALANGVVVLMLYGLAFAAGWMEEFGATFQNTSAVRVGIVVSLLMPAEAMWKRAAYLMQPAFLREFGMSPFGAGSAPSSAMVVYTLLYVLVILAAAVRLFQRRDL